The following proteins are encoded in a genomic region of Ammospiza caudacuta isolate bAmmCau1 chromosome 13, bAmmCau1.pri, whole genome shotgun sequence:
- the EXOC3L1 gene encoding exocyst complex component 3-like protein, with protein sequence MGMSAGDERAASPRDEEWPEAEKAEKLARGAALKWASGVFYRPEKLEGLGHYRRRETQRNNSIQSRLKSTVQSYLEGVSAGLEQLRSAAQEVQGVCQDLGAARWALLDSADHFQGLQQMRKLMEEHVQLASVVQVLPQIFSVHEVFSHILQLLHGQHLLEAHVELMVVEQLRDDILSQLHLRGLSSAQATVLSYFSGLQDLNESLAKQLWDIVGSSLRLVREDPVLFVTAVRIIEREEKIDDTLLLEATFLPPGRPKGWRQKFYQVLQDTITGGHFRAPRLDAEGPGLAKHLAALQKDIVCELCVVKDLMVQCVPAHYNILSVCTATYHQALSSHLQEILREDLDKQGLFLLLEWALRVYHSPEMMGHPDLLPEVDVSALDPLMSSELVDQTERRYVMKVKASVFEWMQRTLDVEFKEWFREEEPETDHEGFFQSALPAIVMQMLNENIQVASLITDSLQQKIYNMALEELEAFLGRLREALVQCGKEHQQDRAVPKYYISHLLAVLNNNLALSNSVASLHPDTACREVPGSLQAALDRMQKKATQLLLEELLLDLQPLCLQLPSRKWLSGSQLVGSMCEVIDKYAKDFSRVRKPVFTLLLAESELLVANQYLRALLQRKMVCKSREERGQLCHRLLQDATQLRELFCGLGLDRGQQSLEAVFALRELICLKDPALLSLEVLGFVTKYPDVSDEHISTLLDIRGDVSKEVRHVVLEMMAQHPQALPEGYRPIFSTILVPVPELPFCLRKGKCA encoded by the exons ATGGGCATGTCTGCGGGGGACGAGCGCGCCGCCAGCCCCAGAG ACGAGGAGTGGCCGGAAGCAGAGAAGGCTGAGAAGCTGGcgagaggagctgctctgaaatggGCCTCGGGGGTGTTTTACCGCCCCGAGAAACTGGAGGGGCTCGGGCACTACCGGAGACGGGAGACACAGAGGAACAACTCCATCCAGTCCCGTTTGAAG tcaACTGTCCAGTCCTACCTGGAGGGGGTaagtgcagggctggagcagctgcgcTCGGCGGCCCAGGAGGTGCAGGGCGTGTGCCAGGACCTGGGCGCTGCACGGTGGGCCCTGCTCGACAGCGCAGACCACTTCCAGGGCCTCCAGCAGATGAGGAAGCTGATGGAGGAGCACGTGCAGCTGGCCTCAGTGGTCCAGGTGCTGCCCCAGATCTTCTCAG TCCACGAGGTTTTTTCCCAtatcctgcagctgctccatgggcagcaTCTCTTGGAGGCCCATGTGGAGCTCATGGTGGTGGAGCAACTTCGGGATGACATCCTCTCCCAGCTGCACCTCCGCGGGCTCTCCAGTGCCCAGGCAACTGTGCTGTCCTACTTCAGTGGCCTGCAGGACCTCAACGAGAGCCTGGCCAAGCAGCTGTGGGACATTGTGGGCAGCAGCCTGCGGCTGGTGCGCGAGGACCCCGTTCTCTTTGTCACTGCTGTGAGGATCATCGAGCGGGAGGAGAAAATAGATGACACTCTGCTCTTGGAGGCCACCTTCCTGCCCCCTGGCCGCCCAAAGGGCTGGAGGCAGAAGTTCTACCAGGTCCTCCAGGACACCATCACAGGAGGCCATTTCCGTGCTCCCCGCTTGGATGctgaggggccagggctggccaaGCACCTGGCAGCGCTGCAGAAAGACATCGTGTGTGAGCTGTGTGTGGTGAAGGACCTGATGGTCCAGTGTGTCCCAGCTCACTACAACATCCTCAGCGTCTGCACTGCCACCTACCACCAGGCCCTCAGCAGCCACCTGCAGGAGATCCTGCGGGAGGACCTGGACAAACAGGGACTCTTCCTTCTCCTTGAGTGGGCGCTCCGTGTGTACCACAG CCCAGAGATGATGGGTCACCCTGACCTCCTCCCAGAAGTGGATGTTTCTGCTCTGGATCCCTTGATGTCCTCTGAGCTTGTGGATCAGACAGAGAGGAGATATGTGATGAAAGTCAAG GCTAGCGTGTTTGAGTGGATGCAGAGGACCCTGGATGTGGAGTTCAAGGAATGGTTCAGGGAAGAGGAACCTGAGACAGACCATGAGGGCTTCTTCCAGTCAGCCTTGCCTGCCATTGTCATGCAG ATGCTGAATGAGAACATCCAGGTGGCTTCCTTGATCACTGACTCTCTGCAGCAGAAGATCTACAACATGGCCTTGGAGGAGCTTGAGGCATTCCTGGGCCG CCTGCGGGAAGCGCTGGTGCAGTGCGGGAAGGAGCACCAGCAGGACCGGGCCGTTCCCAAGTACTACATCTCCCACCTGCTGGCCGTGCTCAACAACAACCTGGCTCTCAG CAATTCTGTCGCCTCCCTGCACCCTGACACTGCCTGCAGAGAagtccctggatccctgcaggctgctctAGACAGGATGCAGAAGAAAgccacccagctgctgctggaggaactGCTCCTGGACCTGCAG cccctctgcctgcagctgccttcCCGCAAGTGGCTCTCCGGGTCCCAGCTGGTCGGCAGCATGTGTGAAGTGATTGACAAGTATGCAAAGGACTTCTCCCGCGTCAGGAAACCCGTGTTCACG ctcctgctggccgAGAGCGAGCTCCTGGTGGCCAACCAGTACCTGCGGGCgctgctgcagaggaagatGGTGTGCAAGAGCCGGGAGGAGCGGGGCCAGCTGTGCCACCGCCTGCTGCAGGACGCCACGCAGCTCCGGGAGCTCTTCTGTGGCCTG GGCCTGGACCggggccagcagagcctggaggctGTTTTTGCCCTGCGGGAGCTGATCTGCCTCAAAGACCCAGCACTACTCAgcctggaggtgctgggctTCGTCACCAAATACCCCGATGTCAG TGACGAGCACATCTCCACCTTGCTGGACATCCGCGGGGACGTCTCCAAGGAGGTGCGGCACGTGGTGCTGGAGATGATggctcagcacccccaggctctgcccgAGGGCTACCGGCCCATCTTCAGCACCATCCTGGTCCCTGTGCCCGAGCTGCCCTTCTGCCTTCGCAAGGGCAAGTGTGCCTGA